In the genome of Vibrio ziniensis, the window CGATAATCGAGTATCGTGGATTGCCTAGCGTATGTGTCGTGCAACTGACGTGGAAAACTTATAGCGCTCCTGCAATAATTGTTTTTTGTATGTCTTCTGGGGAAAGTTGTAAACGATGGTAAATCAAGAACTAATCAAAAAGCTTCGTTCTGGAAAGTTCTGGTCTCAGGAGCAATTGGCATTCATTGCAGGGATAAGCCTTCGAACAATTCAAAGAATAGAGAGTGAAGGTAAGTGTTCGTTAGAATCAAAGAAAGCTATTGCAGCTGCTTTTGAAGTCGATGTTGCTGAATTAAGTGTTGAATCAGAATCAGCGATTTTAGATGTAAATGATAGTAGAAAAGAAGATGCTATATCATGGTTAGAGACCGTTGATTTAGGTGAGTATGCCTTAAGTTGGAGTGAGGCTGCTCCTGTATTTCAAGAAAGAATATCAAGTTCCAAATGGAAAAGAATGCTCACCCAAATACGCGCACCTTTAGGACAAATTATTTCTCGTTCAGTTAAGAGAGCATCTGAACACAACTCTCTTCCTGGAGTTGCCGATGGTCAGTATCTTGTTATCAATTTTGCAGCAAGTT includes:
- a CDS encoding DUF4019 domain-containing protein; this encodes MVNQELIKKLRSGKFWSQEQLAFIAGISLRTIQRIESEGKCSLESKKAIAAAFEVDVAELSVESESAILDVNDSRKEDAISWLETVDLGEYALSWSEAAPVFQERISSSKWKRMLTQIRAPLGQIISRSVKRASEHNSLPGVADGQYLVINFAASFGQKSSAIETVTLQKVANKWRVAGYFIK